GTCCTCTTTCTCTCCCTTAGAAACGAAAAAATTGTGTCTTGGACTGCCTTGCCTAGGTGGCGTTGTGAATATGAAGCCCATCGGTACAATTTCGTACGCAACCGAGTAACCTTTTTAGACGAAATTTATCCATGGCTCCGAGTGTTGACCAAATGCCAATTGACGACGAGGCCGAGAATGCTGAACTTCAGGAGCAAGTGAAGTTGGCAGAGACGCAGATCGTTGAGCAGTCGAAGCGGATTGAGTATTACCTGACAGACTATTCGGTTGAGTTGTTGGCGATGAAGATGGGGAATGGACAATTTGTGATTCCGTCATACCAACGAGACGATACGTGGGAAGACGATCGGAAATCGAGGTTCATCGAGTCTCTGCTAATGGGACTTCCCATTCCGTTCCTGTTCTTTTGGGAAAAAAGTGACGGCAGGCTCGAAGTCGTCGATGGATCGCAGCGTCTGCGGACGATCGCACAATTCTTGAATGGTGAACTTGAGATCGGTGAGCTGACGCAGCTCACTGAATTGACGGGACTGCGGTTTCAAGACTTGCCAGAGTCTCGCCAACTCAAAATCAAGAACCGGAGCATCCGAGGAATCATCTTGAATGAGCACGCTGACGAGCAGGCGCGGTTTGACATCTTCGAACGAATTAACACTGGGAGCAAGATCGCCAACAAGGCGGAAGTTCGACGCGGAGCTCTGGCGGGACCGTTCTTGGAGTTGGTTATCGAGCTTGCCCAAGATGACCTTTTTGTAAAACTGGCTCCAGTACCTCAAATGGGCGTAAGCCTTCGTAAGCGAGAAGAAATGGTGACTCGCTTCTTCGCGTACTCAGACTTGTATGCGAGTGGCTTCACGGACTACAACGACCGCCCTGCAGAGTATCTATTTGAGTACGCCAAGGGAAAGAATGAAGAGTTGCAAGACAAGAAACGCGTGAAGGCTTTCAAGAAACGTTTCAATGAGACAATGAAATTTATTGACAAGACGTTTCCGTACGGATTTCGGAAATCTGCAACGGCCACCCAAACGTACTACACGCGATTTGAGTCGATCGCGGTCGGTAGCTTCTTGGCGATAAGCAAAAAACCTGAACTGAAGAAGGCTCCACCTGACGTTGGCTGTTGGATTACCGGTGATCAATTCAAAGAATATAGCAAGTCAGGAAGCTCAAACGTTAAGCGTCGTATGAAAGATCGATTTGAATTTGTTCGTGACAAGCTCACGGAGGGCTAGCATGGACACCACGCAATTCGAAGACCGAGTTGTCGAAATTGAAAGCTACATAGACCTGCTAAAGGTAGTGGAGTCCGCGGCTCAGTCTGGACCACCTGAAATCGGGAATTCGGCAATAACGACATGTCAACAACGAATGTTGTATTCGTCAGTCTACTTACATCTCTACAACCTTGTTGAAGCGACGGCGACTTGGTGTACGTCTGCGGTTACTGAAGCAACCGCAGCTGGGCAGGCGTGGAAACTCGAACAGCTCGACTCGGCCGTTCGGCGAGAGTGGCTTCGGACAAACCTCAGAACGCATACACAATTGAATCCAAGCAACCGGCTAAGCACCTCGTTTGTAGTTTGCGAGAGCATTCTCAATGGTGCTCCGATTGAAGAATGGGGCATCGAACGAGGGGGCGGAGGGAACTGGGACGATGGAGCGATCGAGAACATCAGCGAGAGAGTTGGCTGTGTCTTGAAAATTGCAACAGCAACGAAGTCTGCCGCGAAACGCCCATTTCGAGACGACAAGAATGCATTCCAATACGTAAAGGAGCTTCGCAACAAACTGGCTCACGGATCGATCTCTTTTGAGCAGTCAGGCGAAAACGTCACCGTTCAGGACTTAGTTGACCTGAAGAATCGAACGGTCAACTATCTCCGCGAGGTCTTGCAATCATTTGAGAACTACGTTGCGAGCCATATGTATTTGGAATCAGGGGCGAGGCATAGTTTGGCGGGGTCGCCGTGATTACGTGCGTGGATCTGTTCTGCGGTGTTGGAGGCCTGACTCATGGGTTGGCCAAAGCCGGCATTGATGTGGTTGCCGGCTTCGACACTGATGCGCTATGCGAGTACGCGTATGAGTCCAACAACGACGCCACGTTCGTTCGCGAAGATGTCGGGGCGTTGGTTGGTAAGGACATACGTGCATTGTGGGACAAAGACACTACGACACTTTTGGCTGGCTGTGCGCCGTGTCAGCCGTTCTCAACATATAGTCGAGCCAGCCGCAAAGACAAACCTGACGAGAAATGGGAGCTGGTCCGCCACTTCTCTCGACTAGTTGGAGAAGCGAAGCCCGATTTAGTGACGATGGAAAACGTTGCACAGATCGTTAGGCATGATGTCTTTCAAGAGTTCCTAGAATCATTGGCTGGCTACTCGATTTGGCACTCAGTTGTCGAATGCCGTGCATTCGGGGTCCCGCAAACGCGGAAACGCCTCGTCCTATTGGCTTCAAAGCTGGGGCCAATAAAGATGTCTCGTCCCAATCCCTCGGCAGGGAAAGCGACCGTCGCAACCGCGATATCTAGGCTCCCGCAGTTGGCAGCAGGAGAGAGCGACTGCAAAGACCCGTTGCATCATGCCTGCAACCTTTCCGCTATCAACCTGAAGCGAATTCGTGCGTCGCAACCAGGTGGCACGTGGAGAGATTGGCCTGTTTCACTGCGGGCTAACTGCCATAAGCAAGAAGCTGGCGAAACCTACCCCAGCGTTTACGGCAGGATGCAATGGGATGAACCAGCCCCCACGATAACGACCCAGTGTTTTGGCTACGGTAACGGGCGGTTCGGTCACCCGGAGCAAGATCGCGCAATCACCCTCCGCGAGGCCGCCATGCTGCAGACCTTCCCGCGTCGGTACAAGTTCTTGCGAGCGAAGGAAAAAGTTGTCTTTCACACGATGGGCAGATTGATTGGGAATGCCGTTCCTGTCAGATTGGGACATGCAATTGGCCGCTCATTCGTTGAACACGTCAACATGCTCGAACGCGACGCCTAGCTTTCTTAAGTCGCTTGGGAATGGCCAACGATGAAGCCCGGGGGGGGCTGGCACAGACTATGAAGAGTCAAGGTTCAGCGTTTCGCACGACGCGTACATTTCCACCTTCTGGACGACTTCCGTTTACAATCATGAATGCACTCCATTTCGTGACGGCTGAGATGAGGTAGCGTCTCTGAGGATTTGGGCTGACGCTTAGGAACGCTCGGTCGCTGCTCAGAAAAACTAATTCAACAACATGTTTCCAATTGGAAGCATAGCTGATGTGGAAGACGCCTCAATAGGTGTTATCACGTGCAAGATTGTCAATATTTGCCGCATTGGATTCAAAGAGCATTCTTCTTCTCCGCAGCGTGACTCACCAGAACAATGTGGAGTCTGAATTTTTGGCGATTGATCGCACACACCGTCGATGACATCAATACCATTCGGGGATCGGCAACACCTTCTCATTGTGAATTCTTTCCAGCTCCTCGTGGCTGACTCGCTATTCTTCTTCAGCACCGCGACCGCACATTGTTTTGAACGCATTGATGCGTTGATGGGCGATGCCCATCCTACTTGCTCAACAGTCATTGATTGGGCTCGTGTGCGCCCGGATTGAAGTTGTTGCATGGTGTTGGGAATTGTCACACAATGTGGACTGGGTATTCGCAAGGGGGCAATGGCCTAATTTGTGGACTCGTGGATTTTTCAGGTCGTATGGCATGTCTCTCGATCGCTTCAAGCGTTGTAGCGGTGAGACATAGCGGACGATGCCGACAGTGACTGTCGAAGGTAAGGTCTTTCATGAACGACAATAAGAGTACTCGGCGTGAACTGTTGGGGATGGGGATTCCGGCGCTTGCTGGCGCGGCCGTTTGTTCGAACTCTGGCATTGCCGCCGAGAAAACGGCAAACGCGGAGGATGTTTCCGAAGCGGTATCGGGGAAGGCGTGGGCTGAGCGGCGAAAGGTGGTCGAACGCAAGTGGCTGGATCTGTTGGGCGACTTTCCGACTCAGGTTCCAGATCTGCGAGTGGAGATGAAGGAAGTCGAACACAAGGACGGGATCACTCGGTATCACGTTAGCTTTCAGGCCGAAGACGATGATCGAGTCACCGCGTGGCTGCTGGTGCCTGATGCTGCGAAGAAGAAGCCGACACCGGCAATTATTTGCCTTCACAGTACGACCTGGGGTTCCGGCAAGGATCAAACGATCGGCCTGTCCGGGAAACGCCCGGTTGATCCTCCGCCAGATCCGCAGGCGGGCCGTCACTACGGTCTGACTCATGCCCAACACGGCTTCGTGACGCTCAGCATCGACGCACTTACGGATGGCGAGCGGATTGAACCCAAACGCCGAGTGATGGATACGCGCGGGTTTTATTTGAAGCATCCCGAATGGTCCATCGTCGGAAAAATGATCTGGGACTGCATGCGAAGCGTGGACTTTCTGCAAACTCTGGACTTCGTCACGCCGGATCAAATTGGCGTGACAGGCCTGTCGCTGGGCGGACACTATGCTCTGTTCGCGGCCGCGTTTGAACCTCGTATTACCGCGGCGGTACCGAACGGTGGCGTTCTGGATTGGCATCGCCACACGAGTTCATGGTCGCGCGTTCCGTCCGGCGATAATTGGCGTCCGTGGGAAGAAGGCGTCGACAAACCGACAAGCAGTGCGAAGCTTGAAAAGCGGTTCGGGTTTAAGACCAACAGCGGGCCGTACATCTACATCAAGAAGTTCCGCCCGTACATTGACGATCAGACTCGGCCACTGCCGGTGGACTTCAGCGAACTGATGGCGATGGTCGCCCCGCGCGCGTTGCTGGTGATTTCGACGGAGCAGGAATTTTACCGGCACAAGTTCTTCCAGAAGGTCCCGAAAGTTCTGGACGTCTACATCAACTGGCAGGAGACCGATGGTCTGCCGAGCGTTCTGAAGGCGAGGCAAGAGCTGCCGGGGTTCGCAGAAACGCTCGACTACTACGAAACTCAGCACAACATCAGCGAATCGACAATCGTGAAGCAGTTTGGCGAATTCGGTGCCGGAGACTGCTTCAGCTGGTTCTCATTCCCCGGCGGTCATGGCCTGCCCGGCGTCGCGCGACGAATGAGCTTCGCATGGTTTGACCGCTGGCTGGGCCGCACGATGTATTGATGCCGCCGCCGCAGTTGAGGCTCACCCGACATCGCCCCAACTGCGTCTGCAATTGGAATGAGCCGCGACATCGCGGTGGCCGCCTCTTTGAGTTGTCGGCGACCGCTATGCCAGTGGTTCGGTGGCCCGGCGGGTGCTGCGAAAGCGTCGGAGCGCCCTTCAACGGTCCGCACGTACGTTCCGACACGCTGGTTAAATATTGGAGCGATGCCCGCGTGCGCCTGCTGCGTTGCCGGGGAATTTTCGGCGATGAGAAATCTGGCATGCTGACGATTGACCGTGGATTTTCTCTGCGTTCGCCCTAAAATAGCGTTGAGATTGAGTCTCAGACGCAAGCTTTTCGAGGCCTCAATCTTTTGCCAGCCAGCCAGCGACACGCGAGCCAGCCAGCCTGAACCGTCCTCAATCCCCGGAACACGCTCCCGTCGTTCCGTCCCGCCCAAGAGTCTGGCAGAAAGAACTGGCAATGAGATTTTCCACGGCCCCCGTGCGCCGTCGCACCGCGTTTACTCTGATTGAACTGCTTGTTGTCATTGCGATCATCGCGATTTTAATTGCTCTGTTGCTGCCCGCTGTGCAACAGGCTCGCGAAGCCGCTCGACGCATTCAATGCAAGAACAACCTGCGGCAGATTGGCATCGCCTGCCACAACTATCATTCCACTTACGGCACGTTCGCCCCCGGCCGTCTGGTGTACGACGGCACGGATTCGACGGGATCCCCGACCAAAGTTGTAACGGGCTTTCTGGCGATGGTGCTGCCTCAGATGGAAGGCTCAAATCTTTACTACCAATACGATCAAAAGTTTGGCTTTGATGATCCGATCAATCAGGAGGCCGTCAATACAGTCGTGCCCGGATTTCTATGTCCGTCGGCTCCTGGCGAACGCATTACGCCAATTTACTCCGGCTGGAACATGGGCTGGACGACAAACGTCGCCGCTCTAACGGGCCAAACGGCCGCAGCAGCTGACTACTTCGGCGTTCGCGGCTTGCACTACCCGGACCAGACGGGCACGCACATTTGGGACGGCACGGCCGGCATCATGAACGAACGCGGAACAAAAATCGGACACATCACCGACGGTTCCAGCAACACCATTCTGTTGTTCGAAATGGCCGACAAGCCGCATCACTGGAAGCTTGGCAAACAGCAGGGAACGCCAACCAACGCTCAGTTTTATTCTCACGGTCCATGGGCCGGCAATAACGGCGTGGGCATCTACAATTGGAACGACGACGGAAGCAGTAAAGGCTGCGACAACTGTTCTAAGTTCATCAACGTCGACAATGAACTGTCACCGTACAGCTTCCATACCGGTATCGTAAACATCATGCTGGCGGATGGTTCGACTCGGTCCGTTTCAGAAAACATTGACGCTCAGACATTTATCGATCTGTGTCGAGCCACCGACGGCAACGTGATTGGCGAATATTGATCCTCGCTTAGGCGGCCAGGGCGGCGACTGCAACACAGCCAGCAGACGTGTTTAGCTTGTGTTGCTTCGTCGGATTTCGAACAATCACTGGCTTCTGATCGATGCGAATCGGTTTACGTTCGAAGTGGCTGTGTCAACGGGGCCTCACATGAAACGTTTCCTGCGGTGTCCCGATCGGGCCTGCCTGGTGATGCTGTTCGCCGTCAGTCTGTTAAGCGGGTCGGGAAGTCACGTCCGAGCACAAAGCGAGGCGTTGACCGATCAGGTCGATGCTGGTTTGGCTACGGCGTCGTCCAGCGCTGAAGCTTTGAAGACGGAAGAACGTGCGAACGATCGAACGGCGAATGCCATCGTTGAGTACGAGCTTTCGTTTTCGACGTTTTTGGGCGGTTCGGACTGGGAGCACGCTCGCGATGTCTTTGTCGACGACGCTCAGAACGTGTACATCGTCGGCGGAACGCAGTCGGACGACTTTCCCGTCACGGAAGGCGCCTTTCAGACGAAGCACGACATGGCAGGCCAGCAGATCGGCAGCGGAGGCTACTGTGACGCCTTCGTCTGCAAATTTGCCCCCGATGGCAAGTTGTTGTGGTCGACTCTTCTGGGCGGACCGAACTACGACCGCGCCTACGCCGTGGAAGTCGACAACGCCGGATACGTGTATGTCAGCGGGCGGGGCGGACCCGGGTTTCCGGTGACAGATGAATCCTTCCAGTCGGAATTCCGAGGCACCGATGCCGGCATCTACGGGATGCAGAATGGCTTTCTGTGCAAGCTTCAGCCGGACGGTTCCGCGCTGGATTGGTCCGCGTTTGTCGGCGTGGGTCAATTGTGTCGCGACGTGTCTGTTGATGCCGCCGGCGATGTTTATGTCGCGTTGCATTACGGCGGGAAAGGACCACTGCCGCCGAAGTCGTGGTTTGTGAATGCCTATCAGCCGACTCCCGCAGGCGACGTGGAAATCGGAGCGGTCAAGATCGCGGGCGATGGAAGTCGTGTCCATTGGGCGACGTGGTTCGGCGGTTCTGGGAAAGAAACATCAAACTGTGGACTACGTCTTGACCAGCAGAACAACGTCTACCTGAACTTCACGACCCAGTCTTCCGACATGCCCACAACGATCGGAGCTCACGATCGAACCTACAACGGAAACGACGACGCATTCATCGCGAAGCTAAGTTCCGACGGATCGAAGCTGCTGTTTGGCACCTACTTTGGCGGCAGCGAAATGGAGGAAGGCAACAGCACCCACAATCTGTGCGTTGATAATCACGGAAACGCGTACCTGTCCACCATCACCACCAGTCGCGATTTGCCGACCACGGCAGGAGCCTGGCAAACGAAAATGGCTGGCGGACAGAACGAAATCGCGCTCGCAAAGTTTTCAGCGGACGCCGGGGCTCTACTGAGCTGCACCTATGTGGGCGGCACTTCCGACGAAGAACCCGACGGGATCTACACGGACAAGGCGGGCAACGTGTTCTTCACTGGTAAGACGTCATCGGCCGATTTCCCCGTCACGCCCGGTGCTGTTCAGTCGCAGCGATCGGGGCAGTACGACGCGACGCTGGTTCTGCTGTCCGCTGATTTTTCCACGCTGAAGTACAGCACGTTTTTAGGGGGTGAGAACTACGACTACGGTCGATCCGGTTTTCTTGACCATCATGGCAACCTGTTTGTCACGGGATCAATCAATGGCCCCGGGTGGCCAGCGAAGAATGCTCACCAACCACACTTCGCAGGTGGCGGCGGCGGCAAGGAACTCTGCTACGAAGGCGGCTGCTACGCTGGCGACGTGATCCTCAGCAAACTGGTGCGAAAGAAAAAGTAGCCAACCACCGAACCCACGTTGTGGCACTTGCCCGCTTCATTCGCTTCGGCAGAAAAGAAGCGTGACGTGGAGTGCAATCATGGATGCATGTTTGTTTGGTGAGCGTGCCCGGCGTTGGAGCGACATGCGAGCGAAACCCCGGGCTTCCTTCACTTCGCTAAGTCCCCGCTGCCACGCCAAAAATCAAGCATCCATGAACGTCGCCACGACGCGTGCAGCGACGCGGCTGATTGGCGGCTACGTTGCTGCCTGTTAGGATGAAGCCCGTGTCGACCAGAGTCACTGTAGTCTGACAAACGGCTTTCGCCATGCCCCGCTTCATCGTATCTCTTATCGCGGCAGCAGTCCTGATTGGGCTGCTTGTGTATTCGCAGCAGACCAGCGGGCCGCTTGTTGTGTCCGGCTTTATCGAAGCTGACGAAATCCGCGTGGGCTCGCGCGTTGGTGGGCGAGTACTAAACGTTCTGGTTTCCGAGGGCCAGACGGTTGCGACCGATCAAGTGCTGGTCCAGCTCGAACCGTTCGACCTGCTCGAACGCAAGGCCGAGGCCGAGCAAATGGTGGCGGTCGCGAGTGCCGCTCATGACAAGCTGGTCGCGGGGTCGCGGCCGGAAGAAGTTGGTCAGGCAGAAGCTCGCGTGAGGCAGATCCAGGCCGGGCTCGATTTGCTGAACAACGGACCTCGACCACAGGAAATCGCCGCCGCGGAAGCCGACGTTCGACTGGCGGAAGCCAAACTAGCACTGGCTAAGAAGGTCTATCACCGCGTCGAAACGCTGTTTGGAAAACAGGCCGCCGACAAAAGCGACCTGGACGAATCAGCCACAAAGCTAAGCGTCGCTCTAGCCGCCGTCGATTCACGCATTGAGCAACTGGCTTTGCTAAAGGAAGGCTCGCGAGCGGAAGACAAAGCACGGGCGAAAGCTCAGTTGGATGAAGCGAAACAACAGCTGGCTCTTCAGAAGAACGGTTTTCGTGCGGAAGAAATTCGAGAAGCGAAGGCCAGGCTGGACGCGGCGAGTGCTTCACTGCGAATCATCGAACGACAGCTTGATGAATTGCAAATCGTGAGTCCCGCCGACGCTGTTGTCGAAGCCATCGAACTGCAACCGGGAGACCTGGTGTCGCCGAACGCCCCCGCGATCTCACTGGTGAATTCAGAATTGCTGTGGGTGCGAGCCTACGTGCCGGAAGATCATCTCAATCTGCAGACCGGCCAAGCAGTGGATGTGAAAGTCGACAGTTTTCCGGACCGCACCTTCGCTGGTGAAGTCGTCTTTGTGGCGAGGCAGGCGGAATTTACGCCGGCAAATGTTCAAACACCGGAAGAACGATCGAAGCAGGTCTTTCGCATCAAAGTCCGGCTGGTGGAAGGCCTGGACGTGCTGCGACCTGGCATGGCGGCCGACGTCATTCTTTCCAGCGAAGGCAACCCGGCGTGACTCAGCCCGTCATCGAAGTGGATGGACTGACGCGACGGTTTGGCACCTTCACCGCCGTTCGCGACGTCAGGTTTCAGGTGGAACGAGGTTCGATTTTCGGACTGCTCGGCCCCAACGGCAGCGGCAAGTCAACGATTATTCGCATGCTGTGTGGCGTGCTTTCGCCCAGCGATGGACGAGCGTCGGTACTGGGTTTCGATGCCGCCACTGAAGCCGAGCAGATCAAACGCCGCATCGGCTACATGTCTCAAAAATTCAGCCTGTACACAGATCTCAGCGTGCGGGAGAACCTTCATTTCTATGGGCGAATCTACGGTCTCGATCCGATTCGACTGCAGCGCCGGTTTGACGACGTTGTCGAACTCACGGGCATTGGCGACCGATTGGATCAGTTGGCAGGCACGCTGTCCGGCGGCTGGAAGCAGCGACTGGCGTTGGCAGGTTCGTTGATCCACGAACCCGACGTCATCTTTCTGGACGAACCCACCGCCGGCATCGACCCCGTTGCCCGGCGGCAGCTTTGGGACTTGCTGTTTGAACTGTCTGGCAAGGGCGTGACGCTGTTCGTGACGACGCACTACATGGACGAAGCCGAACGATGCACGGATGTCGGCTACATCTACAATTCCAGGCTGCTGGTCTGCGGAAAGCCGGACGAACTCAAACAACTGCCTGATGTCACGCCCACTGGAACTCAGCGATGGGAACTGGAAGTCAACCATCCGGCCACTCACCTGCAGCAGCTGAGATCTCTGGAAGGTGTCCGAGACGCCACGCTGTTCGGCCAGACGATTCACGTGTTGTCTGACGACGCGACATCGCCGCCTACAATGATTGACCACCTTGGCCTGCCTCCGTCTGAGGTGGAAGCACGCAGCATCACGCCGTCATTGGAAGACGTGTTCGTGACGCTCAGCCGCGCCGCCGAGCGTGGCGAAATCATTGAACAGCCGGCAGTGTCGCCCGAACCAGTTCCCGCCGAGCCTGTCGCAGACGACGATTCCGTCCCGAAGGCATCACCGGCAAAGGCATTCGACGAGCGCCCTTTGCAAAAGAAGCGAGGCACATTCGCGGGATTCGCCGCCGTGTTTCTGAAGGAGTTCTCACACATTCGCCGTGAGCCAGCGACGCTGTTTTTTGCGTTTGTGGTACCGGTGATGCAGACCATCGTTTTCGGCATCGCCATCAACACAGAAATCGAAGACATCCCCACCGTGGTGTTCGACCTGGACGGGCGCAGCCATGCGCGCGAACTGAAAGACGCGTTTCGGAATACGAATACGTTTACCATCGTCGAACGAGTGCTAAACGAGGAAGCGTTCGACCGAGCACTCACGTCAGGCCGCGCGAAGGTGGGAGTGCGAATTCCGGCCGACTACAGCGATCGCTTGTTGGCCGGTCAACAGACGCAGGTGCAGGTGTTGATCGACGGCAGTGATTCGCAGGTCGCCACCACGGCGCTAAACACGGCCAATCTGCTGGCAATGAATCTGTCGATCGGTCGAGCCAAAGCACTGGCCGACACAATGCCCGTCGTCCCTGCTCGAGACGAAACAGGGGCGACGGCGCTGCCCATTCAGATTCGCACTCGGCTGCTGTACAACCCGAATCTCGAAAGCTCGCACTTTTTCGTGCCTGGCCTGGTGGGAATCATTCTGCAACTAGTCACGCTGTTTCTGACAGCCTTCGCCATCGTGCGCGAACGAGAACTGGGGACTCTGGAACAGTTGTTCGTGACACCAGTTAGCCGAGCGGGCTTGTTGCTGGGAAAGCTGGCTCCGTACGCTTTGCTGGCGTTTGGTGAAACACTTATCGTGATGAACGTGATGGTATTTCTGTTCGACGTCCCGATCCGCGGCGATATCGGTCTGCTGCTGATGCTGTCGTTTCTGTTCCTGCTATGTGCCCTCGGACTGGGCCTGTTCGTGTCAACGATCTCGAAGACGCAGCTGCAGGCATTTCAGTTTGCCTTCATCATTATGCTGCCGTCCGTGCTGTTGTCTGGATTCATGTTTCCGCGCAGCCAAATGCCCGGCCCTATTTACATCGCGACGTTTGCCATCCCGGTGACGTACTACCTGGAAATTCTGCGAGCAATCGTATTGCGCGGAGCGGACCTGATTGACGTTTTGCCATCCGTGCTGGGGCTCGGTATTTCCACCGTGCTGATTCTGGCTCTCAGCCTGATGCGATTCCGCAAGCAACTGGCGTGATGGCAACCTCCTGCACCGAAATTCGCCGTAGCCGCCGATGGGACGATTTACCTGCGGCTAGCGTCGTGCGGCTGACGAATTTCTGGGCGAATTTCGAATTGCACGACAGAGCTCAGGGCCGTGCTCGGCATGAATTGAGGCGTGCCACGGACTTGGCTGGTGCCCTACCTCGACGAAAACGATGGCAGAGCCGGTAGCACTTAATCTCTCAGGATCTGGCCGGCATGGCATTGGTTACGTTTGTAATCGGCCGGAGACTGTCCGGTGTTACACGATGTTATGGCAGTGGGTGTGGTTGTGCGATGGGGCCTTCGGGACCATGAACGTAGTTGGAATACGGCAACTGCACGGGGACCAGACCACGCCCGTCAGCGAGCGGAACTTCTGTCATGACACTCGTGAGCGGCACGTTGGCACGAATCGGGATGTCACCGATTTCCAGTCCTGAGTCAGAAACCCAGCCGAGGTTGCGGTCGGCATTAAGGTCCGACGAATATCGAAGAGCATCTTCCACATCGGGATTCGTGCGAGCTTCAATCAACTGATGGTAGAGCGTTGCCGTGACGTTCTTCCATGGCTCAGCAAACACGGGAATACCGTTCGTTACTCCGTTGCTGAACCGTTCCGAATACACACTTACCGCAAAATAGACTTTGCTGCCATTGGCGATTTCGACAGACCCGTGATAGCCGCCCATCCCTGATCGGGAATCGACTTCGTCTAACTCCGAGCCGGTTTCATACGTTCGTGAGCGGGACGCGGTGCTGGCCTGTGAGGAGTTTGCGGCTTGAGCGTCCGTCGTCAGAAGGGTGCCGGGTGGTAGTATAAAATTGAAGACCGTGTTTTCCAGGTCGTACGAATTCAGCAGGCCCTTTCGGTACAGATAAGTTGCGTAGTTCTGAATGTCGCCGCGTGTTACGGTCGTCGGCGTATAGCCCACAAGCGGGTGTGACGGCAACGGGGTCGAGCGGATCGATTGGTTGTCATAGTACTGCAGCAGCACGTTGTTCAAATGCTCGTCTCGCATCGCGGCTGCGAGGCTTCCATCGATCAACTCAACGTCTGCCGCAGACCAGTCTGTGTCGCCGCTGACGTAAAGATTCACGTAGAACAGATCGCGAATAATCTTGCCGCCTCGATACTTCAGGTCGTCGCTCGGCGATTCGGTCGCGCCGTCCAACAGTTGCTGGCGTCGGTAACCGTTTCCTGACGCCTGGACAAACGCGCCGCGCTGACTTCGGGTTTGTGAGCCTCGCGTATTTTCGCCGTTTGCTCGAGAATATCCGACCGCTCGGACAGCCAGCGAACCACCGCGCGGCGGCAAGGGCCATGGACTCCAGAATTCGGTCGGATCCTCGCCAGGTTCTGTCGGCGCAGGGTTGGGATGGGTGACAGGAATTGTCGGAGTTGTGTCCGGATCCGGGACGGGAACGCCGGGTGGGTATGGCGATGTGCCGGGATACGGTGAAGGATTCCAAACAATCGGCGCACCGCCTGGCCCGCCGGGCATTCCCGGATAGCCAACGTTGTACCAGGGCAGTCCACCAGGAAAAGCGCGCGGGTTGTAGAACCCAAATGGCTGACCAGCGTACCCGTTCGGAAATCTGCCCGGCCCGACCATTGGGCCGCATCCGACCAGCAGAATGAACGCGCAGCAACATCCCAGCAGCAATTGCGGTGGAGAAATCTTCATGATATTTGAAGTAGCAGCAGGAGAGAGAGGATGCTGCGATTTGGAGTTGACGCAATCGTTGTCGGTGAGTGCCGCAACGCTTTGGGTCGCTGAGAAACCAGATCACAACCAGGAGACTTTTGGCCCGCGACATAGACAACCGTC
This DNA window, taken from Fuerstiella marisgermanici, encodes the following:
- a CDS encoding SBBP repeat-containing protein, coding for MKRFLRCPDRACLVMLFAVSLLSGSGSHVRAQSEALTDQVDAGLATASSSAEALKTEERANDRTANAIVEYELSFSTFLGGSDWEHARDVFVDDAQNVYIVGGTQSDDFPVTEGAFQTKHDMAGQQIGSGGYCDAFVCKFAPDGKLLWSTLLGGPNYDRAYAVEVDNAGYVYVSGRGGPGFPVTDESFQSEFRGTDAGIYGMQNGFLCKLQPDGSALDWSAFVGVGQLCRDVSVDAAGDVYVALHYGGKGPLPPKSWFVNAYQPTPAGDVEIGAVKIAGDGSRVHWATWFGGSGKETSNCGLRLDQQNNVYLNFTTQSSDMPTTIGAHDRTYNGNDDAFIAKLSSDGSKLLFGTYFGGSEMEEGNSTHNLCVDNHGNAYLSTITTSRDLPTTAGAWQTKMAGGQNEIALAKFSADAGALLSCTYVGGTSDEEPDGIYTDKAGNVFFTGKTSSADFPVTPGAVQSQRSGQYDATLVLLSADFSTLKYSTFLGGENYDYGRSGFLDHHGNLFVTGSINGPGWPAKNAHQPHFAGGGGGKELCYEGGCYAGDVILSKLVRKKK
- a CDS encoding HlyD family secretion protein, coding for MPRFIVSLIAAAVLIGLLVYSQQTSGPLVVSGFIEADEIRVGSRVGGRVLNVLVSEGQTVATDQVLVQLEPFDLLERKAEAEQMVAVASAAHDKLVAGSRPEEVGQAEARVRQIQAGLDLLNNGPRPQEIAAAEADVRLAEAKLALAKKVYHRVETLFGKQAADKSDLDESATKLSVALAAVDSRIEQLALLKEGSRAEDKARAKAQLDEAKQQLALQKNGFRAEEIREAKARLDAASASLRIIERQLDELQIVSPADAVVEAIELQPGDLVSPNAPAISLVNSELLWVRAYVPEDHLNLQTGQAVDVKVDSFPDRTFAGEVVFVARQAEFTPANVQTPEERSKQVFRIKVRLVEGLDVLRPGMAADVILSSEGNPA
- a CDS encoding ABC transporter permease — translated: MTQPVIEVDGLTRRFGTFTAVRDVRFQVERGSIFGLLGPNGSGKSTIIRMLCGVLSPSDGRASVLGFDAATEAEQIKRRIGYMSQKFSLYTDLSVRENLHFYGRIYGLDPIRLQRRFDDVVELTGIGDRLDQLAGTLSGGWKQRLALAGSLIHEPDVIFLDEPTAGIDPVARRQLWDLLFELSGKGVTLFVTTHYMDEAERCTDVGYIYNSRLLVCGKPDELKQLPDVTPTGTQRWELEVNHPATHLQQLRSLEGVRDATLFGQTIHVLSDDATSPPTMIDHLGLPPSEVEARSITPSLEDVFVTLSRAAERGEIIEQPAVSPEPVPAEPVADDDSVPKASPAKAFDERPLQKKRGTFAGFAAVFLKEFSHIRREPATLFFAFVVPVMQTIVFGIAINTEIEDIPTVVFDLDGRSHARELKDAFRNTNTFTIVERVLNEEAFDRALTSGRAKVGVRIPADYSDRLLAGQQTQVQVLIDGSDSQVATTALNTANLLAMNLSIGRAKALADTMPVVPARDETGATALPIQIRTRLLYNPNLESSHFFVPGLVGIILQLVTLFLTAFAIVRERELGTLEQLFVTPVSRAGLLLGKLAPYALLAFGETLIVMNVMVFLFDVPIRGDIGLLLMLSFLFLLCALGLGLFVSTISKTQLQAFQFAFIIMLPSVLLSGFMFPRSQMPGPIYIATFAIPVTYYLEILRAIVLRGADLIDVLPSVLGLGISTVLILALSLMRFRKQLA